The sequence aacttacagcactagatactgcgacagttgaggccgagtggcttcgtgaactcctgatggatttgctggtggttgaaaaaccagtgccagctatcctaatgaactgtgataatcaaacagtgattattaaagtgaacagttcaaaagacaacatgaagtcatctaggcatATCAAGAAaagactgaaatctgtcagaaagcagaaaaactccggagtgatggcattggactatgtccaaacggctagaaatctggcagatcagtttaccaaggggctaccacgtaatgtgatagacagtgcatcAAGGGAAATGGGCCTGATACCCACCTAAggttgcacaatagtggaaacctgtccattgtgatcggagatcccatgaatttggatggcgaaacaaactattgtgtgactgagagaagagacccttgaaaagggctcattttcatgatgtacttctcttctttcctgcatggtaggatggctcatgccttaatgtgatccgagtggcttttccaagcagagatgttgacctgcagaacatctcagaaggaacacacctatatgagttcgactgctagtcacagtctatgaggtttgggcgatctctagatactcatgaaaggcctggagtttgacttatatgctccaaacagaggggatgcgaACGGCAGCCCAGTACCAGTCAAGATTCTGAgtgaaacctgatcacacaaaactgacaattcaaggcatagtccattgttcaggtgtggtctgatgtagctcatttcctaggtggaagttcaacttaacagtctccacctAAACCCTGGTATATCAAACAGGCACAACAttgagaacatttcttatgagccttgaaatttggtggggattgttagaataattggTCTAGGCCCAGTAtattctattaaatctcaaaggcccataataagtgttaaggataataataccacctcaggatttaagcgaggaatatctcaacctaaatagggagttattggaggctccctgttgatTGGTTGAGGTGGGAgtcggaaagccacacgcgcgcgtgcgcgccggGCCGGGCCGAGGCCGTGGCTGGCTGGCGTGCGTGCGTCACGTCGCTACTCTTTTGCAACCACtaacccacgttcccacgactgccgTGAGTCCGATCAGAACGATTCGCTTCCTTCCTTCCCGGGTGTTAgttccttctcctcttccttccttcccgggtgttagttcctcctcctccacgcctgTGCTGCTctcctcgcttctgatcgcttgcgcgcacgagagatcggaaggagcagggcctccggaaccacaccttcgcctgagatctgcaccgggtaggcgggtgatcaggttttcgGGGAGTGCttcccgcacgactgctcgtcctcgccatcgccatgtCTGCGCCTCGAGCCGGagctgctggaggagatggcaCACCTGCAGCTGGagccggaggtggtgcgcctggagccggtgccgcgaacaacaacaccaacggaggcaattctgcctcacaatccagcggagggccattctcggggtatatccTTCTCCTGTTCCTGCTGATCCTGCTGTTAGCGCTCTACTGCTTTGTTCCTGTTCCTGATATTCATGATGCCTTTAGCATGCTACTGCATTACTGCTATGCTCTTGTTCCTGATATTCATGATGCGCATGATAGTTTGCTACTGTTACATGTTCTCACTGATTATTGttttaacattttggattaaaatatgccgatttatgaccatatttccaacacCCGCAACATCAAATTGTCCGCTGCTATACCCACCATTGTTTGCACCAAAGCCGCCACCGTGGCTGAAGTTGCTGCCGTTGTTGCCATGCGCGGCACCATATTGTCCATTGCTGGATCCACCACTGTTTGCACCAAAGCCGTTACCACGGCTGAAGTTGCTGGTAGAGTAGCCTCCATTGCTGTGACCCACGGCACCAAATTGTCCACTGCTAATTCCACCATTGTTTGCACCAAAGCTGCCACCGAGGCTGAAGTTGCTGGCCGAGTTGCCACCGTTGTTGCGACCGGTGGCACCAGATTGTCCACTGCTAAATACACTACTGTTTGCACCAAAGCTAGCATTACTGAAGTTGCTAGCAGAGTAGCCGCCATTGCTGTGACCCGCGGCACCAAATTGTCCGCTGTTATATCCACCACTGTTTTCACCAAAGCCACCACCTTGGCCAAAGTTGCTAGCAGAGTTGCCGCCGTTGCTGCCACCATCACTGGACTGACCACCATGGCTGAAGTTGGCAGAGTTGTGGAGGTTGCTGCTACCGGCGGCACCAAATCGTCCACCACTAATTCCACCGTTGTTTCCACCGAAGCTGCCACCGGACTGACCACTATGGCTGAAGTTGCCAGAGCCATAGGTGTTGGTAGTATTGTAAACATCAGAGCTTCTGTAGTCACCAGCATTTCCATGGGACACACCAGAGCTACCGTAGCCACCAGCATTTCCATGAGGAACACTGGTAGCATTATAGCCTCCACTACTGCTGTATCCCCCAGCACCATAACCACCATATTCAGAAGCCCTGCCACCGTATCCACCATTGCCAGCATATCCACCACCTCTGCCATACTCACCAGTACCATATCCACCACCACTGCTATATCCACCGCCACTTCCATAACCACCAGCGCCAAATCCACCACCTCCACGTATTCCACCAGCACGGTCATTGGCGGTGCTGACCCTTACAATTCGTCCTTGAAGATCCTAAAATCAGGGGAAGTGtttaatatttacaacaaaagACGAATATTATGTTTGAAAAACAATATACCCTTATAACATCAATAATCTACCTAGGAATGAAGTCTCAACAAAGCAGACTACCAAAACAAATTTGTAGTTCAATTATGATGATTTGTATCCTGTCAAATATTAAAGAAATACAAACActctaaatatttaaaacatttatCTCATAAATAGACACACTCTAATGTGCAGATGATTTACAGCTGAACTATTTTGTAGCTCTGGTATTGTCCATGGATCATTGGAGGTGGACTCAGCAATAATGCTTTAGTGTCCAAGAGTCCTGACTCTAGCATATCAGGGTCAACTAAGCCCATTTCTTATACATCCCGCACGTAAATAGAACCGTTTTAGTACGATATATGCTAAAAGGAAAACAATTTGATAACATGGTCAGCTGAAATCTAAACATGGCAATCATCAAAAAATTTCAAATGTACCCAGAGAGGCTAAATGCAGTAGTATTCAGTGGGTGGGTTAGTGGTTTAGTGCCAATTAACATTTTACTTTTtgagattaattaattgcaaaaCTCAATATTGCTTGGGATAGCGATAGCTTAATTGTGTTGCCTCTTCTgaccaaataaaacaaaaaaaatgataagtatACATGATTTCAGCACTTGCCAAGTGCCTTGAAAAAGATAGCAGCGAAAATCAAGCTATTTGTTGAAGCTTGAGGGATGAACAAGTTATTCCTCAAGTGAATGTACGCATCTTAAAGTCTTGAATTGCTTTACAGTTGAGGTAATGCTAATGCACAGTATATATAGCAGAAAGCAAACAGACACAAAGCCATATTATCTGAAAGATCACCTTGCCATCCATGGCAGTAACGGCAGCCGCAGCTTCCTCGCTTGATGTGTAAGTTATAAATCCATACCCTTTTGACTTTCCTGTGTCCCTATCAATGATGATCCTAGCTGAATCCAATCCAAAGAAAACAgaaagcattaactactcaccCGACATGCTTTCAAGTAAATACAAGCCATAAAAATCAGTGTGTGAGTCGTATAGTAATCAGACAAGCAAACCTTCAAGAACATCGCCGTAGTGAGAAAACACATCCTTGAGGGTGGTGTCGTCTGTGGCATACGAAAGTCCTACAAAATCACATGTAGATCAAAATGACATCGGATATTTCGATCAATGGCATCAGAAACGTGCGTTCGATTATCCAAATTTGGAACATACCTCCAACGAAAAGCTTTGAGGACATGCATCTTACTGCCTGGAGCAGCGACGGGTTGGACGAGACCGAAGTCCTCCTGAGCGCATTCACAACTCTACCAGCGAAAGCCATCGCTCAACCAAGGCGGCGTTTGGTTCAAGCACTATAAACGCAGATAATTATATTATGGCAAAATTTgtataaagaaagagaagaaagaacatTCCCACTGTCCTCCCACATGCATCAgaccggaggagaggaggagcagcgaatcGAGTCGGGGAGGGAGGAAGGCTGTTCTGCTCTTCCCCTGAGCCTCGCTCGTCAGATCACGTCGATGGCGAGATGGCAAAACTGCTGGGAGGATTGGGTATTTGGGTGGGTGGGGAGGAAGACCGGAGAatcgagagggaggggaggggagacggTAGGTGCTCACCTCGACTGGGAGGATCGgtgaccgacggcggcggcaacccacccggaggatgcggcggcggcggcgcggcggggacgACGAGAGAAACCCCACGCAGCCTCACCTGCTGCTCCGGATCGCTAAACCCTTTGCACGGAAAAAGGGAGAGGTGTggacttcttcttctttttttctttttttttttacgttggGCCGGTATCCGCTCCCATTGTATTCGATGTTTCGATTATGGCCCAAGTAAAGCAAATATTTCtgatattattcttttttttctttccttcacacaggggaagagggtactcgtttccgagaaaataaaatagatttaCTTCACCCATTTTAAAGCTTTCAAAAAAAACTCCATtgaattgtatttttattgatAAATTACAATTGTCGGGCCAGTGTATGGACCTTTGAAGTAAAGATATAGTAAGAATTGACATCCTAGGGCATGATTTGAtgaattttgtttatttagGGTACAACATCAACGAGAGactaaataatattgaaaaaaaaattatatgcccCAATAATTTTAGAGTATATATGATTCAAGAAAGCGTCAACTAGCGCCTAACCCTATTTAGCGCCAACGACCATTTGAGATAGAGCAAAATGAAGGGGGCCTTAAGGAAT is a genomic window of Oryza glaberrima chromosome 7, OglaRS2, whole genome shotgun sequence containing:
- the LOC127778712 gene encoding glycine-rich RNA-binding protein 3, mitochondrial-like, whose amino-acid sequence is MAFAGRVVNALRRTSVSSNPSLLQAVRCMSSKLFVGGLSYATDDTTLKDVFSHYGDVLEARIIIDRDTGKSKGYGFITYTSSEEAAAAVTAMDGKDLQGRIVRVSTANDRAGGIRGGGGFGAGGYGSGGGYSSGGGYGTGEYGRGGGYAGNGGYGGRASEYGGYGAGGYSSSGGYNATSVPHGNAGGYGSSGVSHGNAGDYRSSDVYNTTNTYGSGNFSHSGQSGGSFGGNNGGISGGRFGAAGSSNLHNSANFSHGGQSSDGGSNGGNSASNFGQGGGFGENSGGYNSGQFGAAGHSNGGYSASNFSNASFGANSSVFSSGQSGATGRNNGGNSASNFSLGGSFGANNGGISSGQFGAVGHSNGGYSTSNFSRGNGFGANSGGSSNGQYGAAHGNNGSNFSHGGGFGANNGGYSSGQFDVAGVGNMVINRHILIQNVKTIISENM